One part of the Verrucomicrobiota bacterium genome encodes these proteins:
- a CDS encoding alkaline phosphatase, whose translation MKLRNRLIALVCLIFFLSIGAALFLTTTNRKPFAIILFVADNISPSNLAAARLFSGGGDARLQIEDFPNTAISRNAANDYSVPDAASASTAIAAGRKVNRGALCMDATGAILPSLLEEAAAQGRATGLLSTGTLTGPTSAAYYSKTLNAGDTNALLSQFSAHQPFDFVAGGGGSEILAAMNTHTSRKDAKNPEAKPSEAGAVSIIRSVTDLENQPFWKKIPTLGILPLTALSQSGFGEGNQESPSLSDLVRIAIRNLQSNSKGYLLVIDDPMIGAAALSNDAESMFGRMLTFDRAIATARRYAGEKALVIVTGRENIGGMALNGYPFLRDKGISILAMNNEGYPSICWSTGPGFAPEQSTSTSPSTAHASKTNGLSPGILTQPSAFRLPSSVGTAGDVLSLGSGPGSEKLHGFIDLTEIHRIIHQAL comes from the coding sequence ATGAAACTTCGCAATAGGCTGATCGCCCTGGTTTGCCTGATTTTTTTCCTCTCCATCGGAGCGGCCCTCTTTCTCACAACGACGAATCGCAAGCCTTTTGCCATCATCCTCTTTGTTGCGGACAATATCTCCCCCTCGAATCTGGCGGCTGCCAGACTCTTTTCCGGTGGGGGTGATGCCAGACTTCAGATTGAGGATTTCCCCAACACGGCGATATCCCGCAACGCGGCAAACGACTATTCCGTTCCGGATGCCGCCTCTGCCTCAACCGCGATCGCAGCGGGTAGGAAGGTCAACAGGGGCGCCCTGTGCATGGATGCAACGGGAGCGATACTTCCCAGCCTGCTGGAAGAAGCGGCAGCTCAGGGCCGCGCGACCGGACTACTCAGCACCGGAACGCTTACGGGACCGACTTCCGCCGCTTATTACTCCAAAACGCTTAATGCCGGAGACACAAATGCTCTTCTTTCCCAATTCTCAGCGCATCAACCCTTCGACTTTGTCGCGGGAGGCGGAGGTAGTGAAATACTAGCTGCCATGAATACACATACTTCCCGGAAGGATGCGAAGAATCCAGAAGCCAAGCCATCCGAAGCGGGAGCGGTCAGCATCATTCGATCGGTTACAGATCTGGAAAACCAGCCCTTCTGGAAAAAAATCCCGACACTAGGAATCCTTCCGCTCACGGCACTCTCACAGAGTGGATTCGGAGAGGGGAATCAGGAGTCCCCTTCCCTCTCCGACCTCGTGCGCATCGCTATCAGGAATCTTCAATCCAACAGCAAGGGATACCTTCTTGTCATCGACGACCCGATGATCGGTGCTGCGGCTTTATCCAACGATGCGGAGTCTATGTTCGGGCGTATGCTTACATTCGATCGAGCCATCGCCACAGCACGACGCTATGCAGGGGAGAAGGCTCTTGTGATTGTCACGGGCCGCGAGAATATCGGTGGCATGGCATTGAACGGATACCCCTTTCTTCGAGACAAGGGCATTTCGATCCTGGCAATGAATAACGAGGGCTACCCTTCCATCTGCTGGTCCACGGGACCCGGCTTCGCTCCCGAACAATCCACTTCAACTTCTCCTTCTACTGCCCACGCTAGCAAAACAAACGGACTATCGCCAGGCATCCTGACTCAACCCTCTGCCTTCAGGCTTCCCTCTTCAGTAGGAACGGCAGGAGACGTTCTCTCCTTAGGATCGGGTCCGGGATCCGAAAAACTTCACGGATTCATCGATCTAACGGAGATCCACCGGATCATCCATCAAGCACTTTAG
- a CDS encoding L,D-transpeptidase, with protein MKSIVIEIKRQVLELRSGEQLAASYPISSSRFGLGTEVGSFRTPMGRFRICEKIGDHIPSWMVFKGRVPTGEIATPGGEEDHVLTRILWLEGLDEENENTKERYIYIHGTNQEDLIGTPASHGCIRLRNQEMIDLYDQVATGTEVHIQP; from the coding sequence ATGAAATCCATTGTCATTGAGATCAAACGGCAGGTTCTCGAACTCCGCAGCGGCGAGCAACTTGCCGCGTCTTATCCCATTTCCAGTTCCCGGTTCGGACTGGGAACCGAGGTGGGAAGCTTCCGTACTCCCATGGGGCGCTTCAGAATCTGTGAAAAGATTGGCGACCATATTCCTTCCTGGATGGTCTTCAAAGGACGCGTCCCAACAGGCGAGATCGCAACTCCAGGCGGAGAAGAAGATCATGTGCTGACCCGCATTCTCTGGCTGGAGGGACTGGATGAGGAGAACGAGAACACGAAAGAACGCTACATCTATATCCATGGCACCAATCAGGAAGACCTGATAGGAACACCTGCAAGCCATGGCTGCATCCGGCTGAGGAACCAAGAGATGATCGACCTGTACGACCAGGTAGCGACCGGCACGGAGGTCCACATCCAGCCCTGA